The Streptomyces sp. V4I8 genome includes the window GGACATGCTCACCTTGCCGGGGGCCTGGCCGTTCTGGGTGGGCATGGCGGCGAGGCCGAGTTCGTCGGACCACTCCGGCCACTCGTGGCCGCTGCCCGGGAGCCAGTCCTGGGGGAGCCAGGAGCCGTCGAGGGCGATGGCGAGCTTGCCCTGTGGGAGCCACTCGCCGCGGACTCGGGTCATGACGTTGGGGTCGAGGGCGTCGGAGACGTCCGGGCCGAGCTTCTCCTGGTAGACGGTCTCGACGAAGGACAGGGAGTCCTTGAAGCCCTGGCTGCCGGCGATCCACTTCTTGGCGGACCTGTCGTAGAGCGGGTCCGACGTGCCGTCGCTCGTACCCGTGCCGTAGAGCAGCATCTCGAACGTCTGCATAGTGGCGGCCTCGCCGACGGGCTTGCCCGTGTAGACGTTGAGGGGGATGACGTCGGGCGCCTTCTGCTTGATGGTGCGGGCGGCGTCCAGGACGTCGTCCCAGGTCCTCGGCTGCCAGTCGGCGGGCAGACCGGCCTTCTTGAAGATGTCCTTGCTGAACCACAGGCCCCGGGTGTCGGTGCCGTCCGGGACGCCGTACGTCTTGCCGTCCTCGCCCTTGGCCGCCGACTTCGCCGTGTCGATGAACTGTCCCCAGTCCTTCCACTTGGCGAGGTAGGGGTCGAGGGGCTTCAAGTACCCGCTGGTGATGTCCGAGTTGATGAGGAAGGTGTCCTCGTAGACCAGGTCGGGGGCGGTCTTGGGGGAGCGGAGCATCTGCTGGAGCTTGGTGTAGTACTCCGAGTCCGGGGCCTTGATGGGCACGAATTCGACCTTCTTGCCGGGGTTCGCCTTCTCGAACTGCTTCTTGATGTCCGCGAGGTAGGTGTCCATCACCTTGATGGAGTTGTCCGTGGACTGCTTGAAGGAGACCTTGACGGTGTCCGGGTCACTGCCGGAACCGCCGCCGCAGGCGGTGAGCGTTCCTGCGGCGGCGAGGGTGAGGGCGAGGAGTGGGGGGAGGGCGGGGCGTGCGGGACGGGCGGGGCGAGCGGCGGTGGGGCGCACGGGCATGACCTCCTGCGGGCGCA containing:
- a CDS encoding extracellular solute-binding protein, translating into MPVRPTAARPARPARPALPPLLALTLAAAGTLTACGGGSGSDPDTVKVSFKQSTDNSIKVMDTYLADIKKQFEKANPGKKVEFVPIKAPDSEYYTKLQQMLRSPKTAPDLVYEDTFLINSDITSGYLKPLDPYLAKWKDWGQFIDTAKSAAKGEDGKTYGVPDGTDTRGLWFSKDIFKKAGLPADWQPRTWDDVLDAARTIKQKAPDVIPLNVYTGKPVGEAATMQTFEMLLYGTGTSDGTSDPLYDRSAKKWIAGSQGFKDSLSFVETVYQEKLGPDVSDALDPNVMTRVRGEWLPQGKLAIALDGSWLPQDWLPGSGHEWPEWSDELGLAAMPTQNGQAPGKVSMSGGWTWSIPAKAGNPDLAFEFIKTMQTKANAQKWYVANSGIAVREDVAADPAYIEAQPGIKFFTDLVANTHYRPAYPAYPKVSTAVQEAMEGVTTGDMSVEEAAKGYDEELRTAADDQVIEK